AGAGAATAGAGAATAGAGAATAGAGAATAGAGAATAGAGAATAGAAAATAGAGAATAGAGAATAGAAAATAGAGAATTGATAATTTATAATTTTAAAAAAAATATCATGGCAACAGCAGTAAACCCATATTTAATGTTTAACGGAACATGCGAAGAAGCATTTTTGTTTTACAAATCAGTTTTTGGTGGAGATTTTCCGTATATCGGGAAATTTAAAGATGCTCCGGCAGAAGAAGGCGAAGTGCTTTCTGAAGAAGCTTTGAATAGAATTATGCACGTATCTCTTCCAATTGGAAATAGTATTTTAATGGGAAGCGACACGCATCCAAGATACGGAGATGTTGGTTTTGGCGATAACTTTTCTGTTTCTGTTAATGCAGAAAGCAGAGAAGATGCCGATAAAATCTTTAACGGACTTTCGGCTGGAGGAAAGGTAGAAATGCCTATTAATGACACTTTCTGGGGATCTTATTTTGGAATGTTTAAAGATAAATTTGGCATCAATTGGATGGTGAGTTTTGATAAAAATGAAGGAATGAAATAACATAAAAGTTACGTTATTTTAATAATAAAAGATAATTGTTAAATTACTCGAAAAAGCACATTTATATGTGCTTTTTCTTTTCAAAAAAACAAGGATTATTCTTTTTTATCAACGAGAGATTGCCGATTTTTGTCGCTTCATAATCAAGAAAGAAAAATGGCAGCAGAAGATAAAGAAATAATTTTATTAAAAGTTTCTGGACACGATAAAATTGGGGTTACAGCAGGTTTAACAGCCGTATTGGCAGCATATGACGCTAATATTTTAGATATAGGTCAG
The Flavobacterium humidisoli DNA segment above includes these coding regions:
- a CDS encoding VOC family protein; amino-acid sequence: MATAVNPYLMFNGTCEEAFLFYKSVFGGDFPYIGKFKDAPAEEGEVLSEEALNRIMHVSLPIGNSILMGSDTHPRYGDVGFGDNFSVSVNAESREDADKIFNGLSAGGKVEMPINDTFWGSYFGMFKDKFGINWMVSFDKNEGMK